Proteins from a genomic interval of Youhaiella tibetensis:
- a CDS encoding carbohydrate ABC transporter permease, whose protein sequence is MKAFDIGGAILAIVTLVSAIIWAFPLYWGVMTTFKPEFQVVEPGFNPWPRTFTLDAYIHILTHTNIGLWYLNSLVTSLAVTVLVVIMGAGAGYAISQLSFPGRKILWFMILASFMVPIQALIVNHFVLMSQFKLINNWLGVILPQLIVPVVVIVYKQFFDSVPKEFREAAVMDSASEFRMLFKIFLPMNWGVTTALAIITFIGAWNSFLWPFLITTKEEMMNVTVGITQVRDSFGVQYARELAAAVLAGLPVAVVYLIFQRRVTQAIMLSAGIKG, encoded by the coding sequence ATCAAGGCCTTCGACATCGGCGGCGCCATTCTCGCCATCGTCACCCTGGTCTCGGCGATCATCTGGGCCTTCCCGCTCTACTGGGGCGTGATGACCACCTTCAAGCCCGAGTTCCAGGTGGTCGAGCCGGGCTTCAATCCCTGGCCGCGCACCTTCACGCTCGATGCCTATATCCACATCCTGACCCACACCAATATCGGGCTCTGGTATCTCAATTCCCTTGTGACCTCGCTCGCCGTCACCGTGCTCGTGGTCATCATGGGGGCAGGGGCGGGTTACGCCATCAGCCAGCTCAGCTTCCCGGGCCGCAAGATCCTCTGGTTCATGATCCTGGCCAGCTTCATGGTGCCCATCCAGGCGCTGATCGTGAACCACTTCGTGCTCATGAGCCAGTTCAAGCTCATCAACAACTGGCTGGGCGTCATCCTGCCCCAGCTCATCGTTCCGGTGGTGGTGATCGTCTACAAGCAGTTCTTCGACAGCGTGCCCAAGGAGTTCCGCGAGGCCGCCGTGATGGATTCGGCTAGCGAGTTCCGCATGCTGTTCAAGATCTTCCTGCCCATGAACTGGGGCGTCACCACCGCTCTCGCCATCATCACCTTCATCGGTGCCTGGAATTCCTTCCTCTGGCCGTTCCTCATCACCACCAAGGAAGAGATGATGAACGTCACGGTCGGTATTACCCAGGTCCGTGACTCCTTCGGCGTGCAGTATGCCCGCGAACTGGCTGCCGCCGTTCTGGCCGGCCTGCCGGTGGCCGTGGTCTACCTGATCTTCCAGCGCCGTGTGACGCAGGCCATCATGCTCTCGGCGGGCATCAAGGGCTGA
- a CDS encoding GntR family transcriptional regulator: MTSELAVLDLPDGMGDPKQLSQSIYALLRRHIEKRVFPDGLVLGEASIAKSLDVSRTPARIALEQLAAEWLVLRFRGRGLIVSYTGRPVAPVRKDLFEAGLELSEADRDAFGFSGAAERIYPIVEATVSSCVAFGSFGLDRAALAEFHNISPTLAHVILTRLEHAGLIRQDKQARWFADKLTPEHVSEHYQIRQLLEPEALRSAYPLLNHARLVAARDRLKALIDRGIASPSELNDFERDIHVDVVQAAPNGQLVRIIRESQRSLIATGHTLERYGPTPDMHLAFEEHLAVLDALVAGDVDGAAEALRHHLKRASTTTVPRIANLPPLDRDRYPPYLVPVGD; encoded by the coding sequence ATGACGAGCGAACTTGCAGTTCTGGACTTGCCCGACGGAATGGGCGATCCCAAGCAGCTCAGCCAATCCATCTATGCGCTGTTGCGGCGCCACATCGAAAAGCGCGTGTTTCCAGACGGTCTCGTGCTGGGAGAAGCCAGCATCGCCAAGTCGCTGGACGTCAGCCGGACGCCGGCCCGCATCGCGCTCGAACAATTGGCGGCCGAATGGCTGGTGCTGCGGTTCCGCGGGCGCGGGCTGATCGTCTCCTATACCGGTCGCCCGGTGGCGCCGGTCCGCAAGGACCTGTTCGAGGCCGGCCTCGAGCTTTCGGAAGCCGATCGCGATGCCTTCGGGTTTTCGGGCGCTGCCGAGCGCATCTATCCCATCGTCGAGGCGACCGTCTCCTCATGCGTAGCGTTCGGCAGCTTCGGGCTGGACCGGGCGGCGCTGGCCGAGTTCCACAATATCAGCCCCACGCTCGCCCATGTGATCCTGACGCGGCTCGAGCATGCCGGACTGATCCGGCAGGACAAGCAGGCGCGCTGGTTTGCCGACAAGCTGACGCCCGAGCATGTTTCCGAACACTACCAGATCCGGCAGTTGCTGGAGCCGGAGGCCCTGCGGAGCGCCTACCCGCTGCTCAACCACGCACGGCTGGTAGCGGCGCGGGACCGGCTCAAGGCGCTGATCGACAGGGGCATCGCCAGCCCGTCCGAGCTCAACGATTTCGAGCGGGACATCCATGTCGACGTCGTGCAGGCGGCGCCCAACGGGCAGTTGGTGCGTATCATCAGGGAAAGCCAGCGCTCGCTGATCGCGACGGGGCACACGCTCGAGCGCTATGGCCCGACCCCCGACATGCACCTGGCGTTCGAGGAGCACCTGGCGGTGCTCGACGCGCTGGTGGCAGGGGATGTCGATGGCGCGGCAGAAGCCTTGCGGCACCACCTCAAGCGCGCTTCGACCACGACCGTTCCGCGCATCGCCAACCTGCCCCCGCTCGACCGGGACCGCTATCCGCCTTATCTCGTGCCGGTGGGAGACTAG
- the pip gene encoding prolyl aminopeptidase, whose product MAPDGSYSDPFTPLTTMMLPVGDGHALYVETIGRADGIPAVYLHGGPGSGCQPSHRRLFDPGQFRAVLFDQRGAGRSTPRRGRTANTTAHLIADMELIRQTLGIDKWLVVGGSWGATLALAYAEAHPERVSGLVLRATFLGTRAELEWAFGTGLATTYPGLYQDFLSVLPEGERAQPLDAYWRRILDPDPVIHGPAARAWNDTERILSEVAPAASRLNFESIGNPATPLASSPFMEAYYFSHDCFMEPGQLLKSAGNLAEIPGKIVQGRFDLLCPPATSFALAQKWPGCEIRVVERAGHSLGDPGVTEAVVAAIGAFVGPLSSA is encoded by the coding sequence ATGGCGCCTGACGGAAGCTATTCCGATCCCTTCACCCCGCTGACGACGATGATGCTGCCGGTGGGGGACGGGCACGCGCTTTATGTAGAGACCATCGGGCGAGCCGACGGCATTCCGGCGGTGTACCTGCATGGAGGCCCCGGCAGCGGGTGCCAGCCGAGCCACAGGCGGCTCTTCGACCCGGGCCAGTTCCGTGCAGTGCTGTTCGACCAGCGTGGCGCCGGGCGCAGCACGCCGCGACGCGGCCGCACGGCCAACACCACGGCCCATCTCATCGCGGACATGGAACTGATCCGGCAGACGCTGGGCATCGACAAGTGGCTCGTGGTCGGCGGCTCGTGGGGCGCGACGCTGGCCTTGGCCTATGCGGAGGCGCATCCGGAGCGCGTCAGCGGGCTGGTGCTGCGTGCCACGTTTCTCGGGACGCGGGCAGAACTCGAATGGGCTTTCGGCACCGGACTGGCGACGACCTATCCCGGGCTTTACCAGGACTTCCTCTCCGTGCTGCCGGAGGGCGAGCGGGCGCAGCCGCTCGATGCCTACTGGCGGCGTATCCTCGACCCCGATCCGGTCATCCACGGGCCGGCGGCGCGCGCCTGGAACGACACCGAACGCATTTTGTCCGAGGTTGCGCCTGCGGCAAGTCGCCTCAACTTCGAAAGCATCGGCAATCCCGCCACGCCCCTCGCCTCCTCCCCGTTCATGGAGGCGTATTACTTCAGCCATGACTGCTTCATGGAACCCGGCCAACTGCTGAAAAGCGCCGGAAACCTTGCGGAAATACCCGGAAAGATCGTCCAGGGCCGCTTCGATCTGCTCTGTCCGCCGGCCACTTCCTTCGCCCTGGCGCAAAAATGGCCGGGCTGTGAAATCCGGGTGGTCGAGCGCGCAGGCCATTCGCTAGGTGACCCCGGAGTAACCGAGGCGGTGGTTGCGGCAATAGGCGCCTTTGTAGGGCCACTTTCCAGCGCCTAG
- the pqqE gene encoding pyrroloquinoline quinone biosynthesis protein PqqE, translating to MSPSITHSSPALADPRDGVAILEGNRSVAEQYGIPLAVLLELTHRCPLQCGYCSNPIEMERAGNELTTEEWKKVLTELAEIGVLQVHFSGGEPTVRKDLVELVQHASDVGLYSNLITSAVLLTKEKLEALADAGLAHIQISFQASDPVLANRIGGFRNGHAKKLEAAGWAREVGLPLTVNAVMHRQNMAQLPQIIDMAVAMDADRIEVANVQYYGWALKNRASLMPTIEQIDEMTKVVEEAEQRLKGILAIDFVIPDYYATRPKKCMGGWGRQFFNITPAGKVLPCHAAETITDLDFESVRSNHSIAWIWQNSDAFNKYRGTGWMPEPCQSCAFKEQDYGGCRCQAFALTGSAGNTDPACSLSPLHDKIFKIAETEAAEGTNRYIYRNFSGGTLEPEENAHGA from the coding sequence ATGAGCCCTTCGATCACCCATTCGAGCCCTGCCCTTGCCGACCCGCGCGACGGGGTGGCGATCCTGGAAGGCAACCGTTCGGTTGCCGAACAGTACGGGATTCCGCTGGCGGTGCTGCTGGAGCTGACCCATCGCTGCCCGCTCCAATGCGGCTATTGCTCCAACCCCATCGAGATGGAGCGCGCGGGCAACGAACTGACCACAGAGGAGTGGAAAAAGGTCCTCACCGAGCTGGCCGAGATCGGCGTGCTGCAGGTGCATTTTTCGGGCGGCGAGCCGACGGTGCGCAAGGACCTGGTGGAACTGGTGCAGCACGCGAGCGATGTGGGGCTCTATTCGAACCTCATCACCTCGGCCGTGCTGCTGACCAAGGAAAAGCTCGAGGCGCTGGCCGATGCGGGGCTGGCCCATATCCAGATCAGCTTCCAGGCGTCCGATCCGGTGCTGGCCAACCGCATCGGCGGGTTCCGCAACGGGCATGCCAAGAAGCTGGAAGCGGCCGGCTGGGCGCGCGAGGTCGGACTGCCGCTGACGGTCAACGCAGTGATGCACCGGCAGAACATGGCGCAATTGCCGCAGATCATCGACATGGCCGTTGCCATGGATGCCGACCGGATCGAGGTGGCGAACGTCCAGTATTACGGCTGGGCGCTCAAGAATCGCGCCTCGCTGATGCCCACGATCGAGCAGATCGACGAGATGACCAAGGTGGTCGAGGAGGCCGAGCAGCGGCTCAAGGGCATCCTGGCGATCGACTTCGTGATCCCGGACTATTACGCCACGCGGCCCAAGAAGTGCATGGGCGGCTGGGGGCGGCAGTTTTTCAACATCACGCCCGCCGGCAAGGTCCTGCCCTGCCATGCGGCCGAGACGATCACGGACCTCGACTTCGAATCCGTGCGCTCGAACCACTCGATCGCCTGGATCTGGCAGAACTCGGACGCGTTCAACAAATATCGCGGCACCGGCTGGATGCCCGAGCCGTGCCAGAGCTGCGCCTTCAAGGAGCAGGATTACGGCGGGTGCCGGTGCCAGGCTTTCGCACTGACGGGAAGCGCGGGCAATACCGACCCGGCTTGCTCGCTCTCCCCGCTCCATGACAAGATCTTCAAGATCGCCGAGACGGAAGCGGCAGAGGGCACCAACCGCTACATCTACCGCAATTTCTCGGGCGGCACGCTGGAGCCGGAAGAAAACGCGCATGGCGCCTGA
- the pqqD gene encoding pyrroloquinoline quinone biosynthesis peptide chaperone PqqD yields the protein MNTAAAPAARRRMRVSEASVPTLARGAKLRFDETRQRWVLLVPERVMAPDEIAVEILQLCDGKRTVADVIDLLVEKYTAPREEIGADVIAMLQDLAESGFLVEAKS from the coding sequence ATGAACACGGCCGCCGCACCCGCCGCGCGGCGGCGGATGAGGGTGAGCGAGGCCAGCGTGCCGACGCTGGCGCGCGGCGCGAAGCTGCGGTTCGACGAGACGCGGCAGCGCTGGGTGCTGCTGGTGCCCGAACGGGTGATGGCCCCCGACGAGATTGCGGTCGAGATCTTGCAGTTGTGCGACGGCAAGCGGACGGTGGCGGACGTCATCGACCTGCTCGTCGAGAAGTACACGGCGCCGCGCGAGGAAATCGGCGCGGACGTCATTGCCATGTTGCAGGACCTGGCCGAGTCCGGGTTCCTGGTGGAGGCGAAGTCATGA
- the pqqC gene encoding pyrroloquinoline-quinone synthase PqqC: MTAMTAFSVATDAPLNSAEELETQLRHIGATRYHSLHPFHKLLHGGKLDKGQVQAWALNRYYYQSSIPIKDAVVLSRFRDRNIRLEWRHRIEDHDGNFDTEGGIERWIKLTEGLGLDTDYVESAEGILPATRFAVDAYVHFVRDRSPLEAIASSLTELFAPNLHEERISGMLKHYDFINPNVMTYFQRRLEQAPRDANFALAYVKDHARTPEQRALVCNALIFKTNVLWVQLDALYHAYVEGNVPPGAFVPEAK, from the coding sequence ATGACGGCCATGACGGCTTTTTCGGTGGCCACCGATGCCCCACTCAACTCGGCGGAAGAGCTGGAAACGCAGCTCCGGCACATCGGGGCGACCCGCTACCACAGCCTGCATCCGTTCCATAAGCTGCTGCATGGCGGCAAGCTCGACAAGGGCCAGGTGCAGGCCTGGGCGCTCAACCGCTACTATTACCAGAGCTCGATCCCCATCAAGGACGCGGTGGTGCTGTCGCGGTTCCGGGATCGCAACATCCGGCTCGAATGGCGGCATCGCATCGAGGACCATGACGGCAATTTCGATACGGAAGGCGGCATCGAGCGCTGGATCAAGCTGACCGAGGGGCTGGGGCTGGACACCGACTATGTCGAGTCCGCAGAGGGCATCCTCCCCGCCACGCGCTTTGCGGTGGACGCCTATGTGCACTTCGTGCGCGACCGCTCGCCGCTCGAGGCCATCGCCTCTTCGCTCACCGAACTCTTCGCGCCGAACCTGCACGAAGAGCGCATTTCGGGAATGCTCAAGCACTATGACTTCATCAACCCGAACGTGATGACCTATTTCCAGCGCCGGCTGGAACAGGCTCCGCGCGATGCCAATTTCGCGCTGGCCTATGTCAAGGATCACGCCAGGACACCCGAACAGCGCGCGCTGGTCTGCAATGCGCTGATCTTCAAGACCAACGTGCTCTGGGTACAGCTCGACGCGCTCTACCACGCCTATGTGGAAGGCAACGTGCCGCCGGGCGCCTTCGTGCCGGAGGCGAAATGA